The DNA segment TCCTGCCGGCTTCGCTGCAACTGTCGCGCGGCGACGTGGCGATCGTGGACGGCAGCGGCACCTTGCGCCAGTTCGATACGCGTCATCCCGGCGAAGTGGTGCAAGCCGAAGACGCCGACAGCCCGTGGCTGATGCGTGACTGGCTGCGTTGGGGCATCCCGGCGGCGCTCGTCGGCCTGCTGATGCTGTTGCTGCTGATCGCCAACGTGGCGCGTCGCAGGAATCGGGACAAGTCGTGAGCATCGCGCTGATCAAATGGTATGCGGGCTACGCCGTCGCCCACTACTACGAAGGGCTCGAGTACGTCGCGGCGGCGGTGGCGGCCATCATTCTGCTGTCCAGCATCGACGATCTGTTCATCGACGCATGGTACTGGGTCCGTACGCTGTACCGCCGCCTGACGGTGCAGCGCACGTACAAGCCGCTCACCACTGCGCAGCTCTATCAGCGCGAAGAACAGCCGATCGCGATCATGGTGCCCGCGTGGCACGAGTACGACGTGGTCGCGGCGATGATCGAGGACCTAGTTCGCGTGATGGACTACCGCAATTACGTGGTGTTCGTCGGCACGTATCAGAACGATCCGGAGACCATCGCCGAAGTGGAGCGCATGCGCCGCCGCTACAAGCAGTTGCGCCGCGTGGAAGTGCCGCACGACGGGCCGACCTGCAAGGCCGACTGCCTGAACTGGGTCATCACGGCGATCTTCAAGTACGAGCGTGAAGCCGCGATCGAATTCGCCGGGGTCGTGCTGCACGATAGCGAAGACGTGCTGCACCCGCTCGAACTGAAATTCTTCAACTATCTGCTGCCGCGCAAGGACATGATCCAGTTGCCGGTGGCGTCGCTGGAGCGCAACTGGTTCGAACTCGTGGCCGGCACCTATATGGACGAGTTCGCCGAGTGGCACGCCAAGGACCTCGTGGTGCGCGAAAGCCTGGTCGGCTCGGTGCCGTCCGCGGGTGTGGGCACCTGCTTCTCGCGGCGCGCGCTGCTCGCGCTCGTCGCGGAAACGGGCAACCAGCCGTTTAATACCGAGAGCCTCACAGAAGACTACGATGTCGGCGCGCGCCTCGGCAAGCTCGGCATGCAATCGATCTTTGCGCGCTTTCCCGTGCAGTTCGCCACGCGCCGCAAGGCGTGGTTCGGCCTCGGCAAGGAACGCGACATCACGGTGACGATGCCGCTGTGCGTGCGCGAGTTCTTCCCGGATACCTTTCGCACTGCCTACCGGCAACGCGCGCGCTGGACGCTCGGCATCGGCCTGCAAGGCTGGCAGCAGACCGGCTGGAGCGGCTCGCTCGCGAACCGTTACCTGCTGGCGCGCGACCGCAAGGGAACCGTCACTGCGTTCGTCGGCATCATTGCGTATGTCCTGGTGATCCAGTTCCTGCTGTTCGCGCTCGCCGGTCTGCTCGGCTGGATGCCGGAGCTGATCGCGTCGCCGTTCTCCGATGCGGGCTGGCTGCAGGCGCTGCTGTACGCCAATGGCTGCGCGCTGGTGTTGCGCGTCGTGCAGCGCGTGTACTTCGTGACCCGCCTGTACGGCTGGGAGCACGGTGTGCTGAGCGTACCGCGCATGGTAGTGGCGAACTTCATCAACTTCATGGCGGTCTCGCGCGCGTGGAAGATGTTCATCACGCACCTCGTCACGGGCAAGCGGCTGGCATGGGACAAGACCATGCACGACTTTCCGTCCGCGGACGGTTTCAACAATCGCCGTCAACGGTTGGGTGAACTGCTGCTCTCCTGGCAGGCCATCGATCCAGACAGACTCGAGCAGGCGCTCGGTGAAAGCCACGCGCGCGAAGCGCCGCTTGGCCGCGTGCTGATGGCCAAAGGCTGGCTCGACGAGGAAACGCTCGCGGAAGCGATCGCATTTCAGGCCGATCTGCCGCGTGGGCGTTTGTACGCCGAAAAGCTTCAGGAGGACGCCGCACGGCTGCCGCTCGAAGCCATCGTGCGCTATCGCGTGTTGCCGCAGACCGACCCGGCCAACGGCCGCACGGTTCTGCTTACCGCGAGCCCGCTCGCCGAGCCTGCTCTTGCCGAACTGAGCGCGTTGATGCCGGGAACGTTCGTGCAGGAGATCGTGCGCGAAGGCGAGATCGCAGCGGGCTTGCGGCTGCTGCGTGGTGTCGGCGTCGCGACGCCCATGGTCGACGGCGCGCAGGCGCCCGAAGCGGCCGCGCCGATGCATGACGAACACGCGCCGGCGCGCAGTGTGCCGCTGATCGGCGATCTGCTGATCGAGAACGGTCACGTCAGGCGCGGGGACTTCGAGGCAGCCATGCAGCACTACCGTCCGGACCGCCACGGTTTGATCGGGGACTACATGGTGGCGCGCGAAGTGATTTCTCGCGCCGCACTCGATAACGTAATCCAGCAACAGCGCCGCCTGCAGGGCGCTCCGACGGCATCCGAATGATCCAGACAGTTTTTGAACAGCGCGCGGCAATGGCGTGCGCTTCGCGGGCAGCTTCGGCAACCACAGCGTCATCGGCACCGGCCATCGCGCCCGCACGGGCGTTTCCGTTGCGCGCAGCGACCGCCGCGCTGATGGCCGGCGCGCTGTGCCTCGGCCGCACCGCATCTGCGCAAGCCACGGACGCGATACCGGTGCTTGCCGCATCTGTGGAGGAGCCGTTGCCGCTGAGCGGCGCGGCTTATCGCGTGGCGCAGGACGCTTACGCCGCCTACGGCCGCGGCGACTACGCCACTGCGGTCTCGCGCGCGCGCGAAGCGATTCGCCAGCGGCCCGACGTGGTGTCGTTGCGCGTGCTGCTCGCCAATTCACTGGCCGCGCAACGTCGCTATAACGAGGCGAGCCGCTCGCTCGGCGACGCCATCGCGACGATCGGCCATCACCCCGCGCTGGTGTTGCGCCGCAAGCAGATCGACGCGCTGAATGCGTCCACGCGTGCCGTGGCGCGAGGCGGCCGCCCGTTGCCGGGCGACCCGGATGCGCTGCGCGGTCCCGCGCTCGTCGCCGCGCAGCAGGCCTACAAGGCCTATGCCGCGAAAGACTTCGTGGGCACGGTGAAATACGCGAACGAGGCAATCGCGCTGCGGCCCGACCTGTTGCGCCTGCGTCTGCTGCTGATCGACGCGGCGAGCGCCGCCGGTCAGGACGCCGATGCATGGCACGCCGACCTCGAAGCCACTCGACGTTTCGGCGACAACGAAGATTTGCGCGTACGCCGCAGCTTCATCGGCAGCCGCCTCGCGCCGAAGGCGTCGGGCGACTCGTATGCGGCGCGCAAGAAGGGCGATGACGCCCGCGCGACGGCGCTCGCGCGCCAGGCAGTAGCCTATGCGCCGGATCTGGTGGGCTACCGCATCCAGCTGATCGACACGCTGTTCGCCGCGAACGATCTGGCGGGCGTGCAGGCGGCCGCGACCGATGCAATCACCGCGGACAGCACGGAAATCATGCCCTTCGTGTTGCGCGGCTATGCACTGGCCGCGCAGGGCAAGATCGACGAAGCCGACGCGGATTTCGCACAGGCGTTGAAGTCGAAAGATGCGACCGCGCGCAACAGGCGGGTGGCGAGCGTGGTCATCGCCGACGTATGGCTCGCCGAAGGGCGGCCGCAGCGCGTGCTCGACGTGCTCACTCCGCTAAAGACCGTCGGCGACGACACGGACCCGCCGATCGCATTGCGCCTCGCGCAGGCGCGCAGGATGCTGGCGCGGGGGCAGGCTTCTGCGACGCCTGTCGATCCCGCACGTCGCCCCGTGATCGACTGCGTCGTCGACCAGTTCGGCGCCAGTTGCGACGTCTATGCGGCCGATCCTGGTTTCGCGGCGGCACGCGCGGCGAGTCTCGCCGCTGCCGCCAACGACAAGACCCGCGCCGTCGGCTTCGCACGCGAAGCGGTGAAGGAGGCGCCGGACGATCCGCAGCATCGCGTGGAACTGATCAACGCGCTCAGCGCGGCGGGCGACGACCGCGCCGCGGCACGCGAAGCGCACAGCATGATCGACGCCGGCATGCTCGACGCGATGCCTGACATGACGGCGGCGTACATTGCATCGCGCGCCGGCGACGAGCGCGTCGCTTACCAGCGCTTCGCGATGGCCGACAAGGCCGGCACGTTGCCCGCGAGCGCGGATGCCGACGCCGGCTATGCCGCGGTGAACGCGCATCGCAATCGAGAGGCCGCGCAGTATTTCGGGCGCGCGATCGACAACGGTGCGCAACCGACCGACGACACGCCCGCGGCCACGCCCGCGCAACTGAACGACATCCGCAGCGCGCACGCCGAGGCCACGCGCGACTGGGGCTTCGACGCGTCGGTCAATTATCGTGGCGCGGGCATGCAGCCGGGCTTCGCGTCGTCGCCGACACCCGGCACGTCGAATAACTGGCAAAGCGGTGTGGAAGCATACTGGCGGCCGTTCGGCAGCCTCGGCGACCGGATGTTCGAACTCTACGCGCGCGGTTATGAAAGTTTCGGTGTGAAGAGCGGGCCGAGCGGCGTGTCGACGTTGCAAGGTTCGGTGGGCGCGCGCGCCAAGCCGTTTTCTCAGATCGACGCGATTGTCGCGTTCGAGCGGATCATTCCGGTCGGCTCGGCGGTGCGTCCCGACTGGCTCGCGCGCCTCGCGTATTCGGGTGGTGTAGGTATCGAACGCCGCGTGGATGTGCCGTCATGGTGGACCGCGCAACTCTATGCGGAAACGGGCGCGTATCTGAACGCCGGTTCCGTGTACGGCACGACCAATCTCGAAGTGGGCCGCACGTTCCGCATGGACCGTTATAGCCCGAAGTGGACTGTGTTCCCGTATGCGGTGATCGGTGCGGACTATGACTCGAGCATCGATCACAGCTTCCCGGTCGGCGCCGGCGTCGGCATTTCGACGCGCTACTGGATGCGCGACGGCAAATACGATGCGCCGCGCTCTTACATCGATCTGTCGCTGCAATACCGGCTGAAAATCACCGGCGACGATCGTGCGCGCGGGGTGTTCTTCGGCCTGATCTACTCGTATTGAACGCATGAAAACGAAACGCATGATGAGAACAATCAGCCTGAACCGTTCGAAGTGGGCTGTCGCAATCGCGGCGCTCGTGCCAAGTCTCGTGTTCGTGCCTCGCGCACATGCGGCGGCCGACGACGTCGCCAGTCTGTATGGGCCGCAGCCGCCCGCCAACGCGTCGTATCTGCGCGTGCTGAACGCGTCGTCACAAGCGGCGCATGTCGCGCTTGCCGGCAGCGAAGCGCCGCAAACCGTCGCGCCGGGTGCCGTCACGCGCTTTAGCGTGTTGACGCAGGGTACGGGGGCGCGTGTTAGCGTCGACGGCAAGGTGCTCGCCGACGCAGGCGCCGCGAACCCGTCTGCCCATGCCGGCGACGCCGTGACGGTGGCGCTGAGTCACGATGCGAAAGGCTGGCACGCGACGTGGGTCGTCGGCCGTTATGAGCGTGCTGACGGTCTTAAGGCGACACTACGCGCGTTCAACTTTGCGCCGGGTTGTAGCGCGAAGATCAGCGTGGACGGCAACGGTCCGATTGTGTTCGCGCAGATAGCAACGGGCGCACAGGATGCGCGCACGATCAATCCGGTCAGCGCGAAACTGGTCGGACTGTGCGGTGCGGCTGCGGCGAGTGCGGCGCTGCCGCTGCCGACGCTTTCCGCCGGCGACAGCTACAGCGTATTCGTCACCGGCGACGCACATAGACCGGTACTGACGGGCGCGCTCGATACGCTCGCGTGGCCGCCGGCCGCGAAGTAAGCGGCACGCGTTCTGCAGCGTTGTGGGCTGCAGTGCGGCAGCGTCGCGGCAGCCATCAGGCAAGACGGCGCGCAAGCCCGACACGATGCGGTGCGAACCAACGTAGTACGAATGAATCGGTACGAACGCACGTAGTACGAACAAATGCAGGTCCAAACGAATCCGTAAGAACACACGTAGCGAAAAAGCAGATGCGTCATCTTTGCAACACGTCAGGACATCCGATCGCCGCGCGGGTCGTGCTCGCGAGGTGCGGCGCGTCGTTGCTTCACATCAGCCACGGGGTCCCAAAAAATGACTGATTCCAGCAGTTCGTTTCAACCGCCGTCTGTTCATGCTCGAGCCGTCGACAGCGGCCGCCGCCGCCTGTTGCTCACGCTGGCCGCCGCGCCGTTCGCCGGTGCAGTCTCAATGATGCCGCGCCGCGCGCTGGCAGCGGCTTCGTCGAGCGTGATCGAGGGCCGCAATCTGTGGCTCTATCCCGGCTGGGAAAGTCTCACCGACGACGCCACCGCCGATTGCCTGAAAGCGATCGACCTGATCCATCAAACCACGGACAAGCTCGCCGCGCGCGGCATTCGCAGCGTGATCGTGGTCGCGCCGCTAAAAGGGCGGGCGTGCGCGGAAAATCTGCCGGCCGGCGTCGCGTTGTCCGACGGCGTCACGAAGCGCTTTGCCGCCATGCGCGCGCAGGCCGCGTCGTTAAATCTGGCGCTTGTCGATTCGGTCGCGGCGATTGCCGGCGTCGACGCATCGCAGGAAAAATACATTCGCGCCGACTACCACTGGAGCGGCCATTCCGCCGAGGCGGTTGCGTCGCGCGTCGCCAAACGGCTGGCCGGCATGGGGCCGCTGAAGGGCAGTGCGGGTTCGGGCACGCGACTCGGCAAGTGGAACGAAGAAGTGCGCTATGGCGACCTCGCGGCGCTGCTGCCGCCGGATAAAAAGCAGGCGGTCGGCAAGGATCATTTCATCGTGCGCTCGGCGGGCGCGTCGCCGGGTCTCGTCGACGGCGGTGCGCCAGTCGTGCAGGTGGTCGGCAACAGCATGGTGCAGCCCTACCTCGGCTTTCCGCAGAAGCTCTCCAATGCGATCGACCGCCCGGTCGGGCTCACGTGGACGTTCGGCGACACCGGCCCGTGGAAGACGTTGCTCAACTATCTGGAGTCGCCCGCATATAAGGCCAATCCACCGCAGGCGATCGTCTGGCAGTTCAACGAAGGGCAGATGATGAACCTGCCGTCCGCGGCCGGGCAATGGGACGCCACGTCCGTGATGTCCGAGGACGCTTTCCTCGCGCGCGTGACAAAGGCGACGGCCTGATGAGCGAGTCAGTCGGACGACGCGCGGCACGCACGGAGGCCGCTGCGCAGGGCCCGACCGCGCCGACGACGCAGGCCGCCGCGCGCGCACACCGGCGCGTCGCATGGCTCGTCGCGTTGCTGCTCGGCGCGGGCTGCGTGGCCGCGCTGACGTCGCTTTTTATGCAGGCGCGCGATGGCGTGTCGTCCGCCGCGCCTGTCGACGCGCGCGGCTGGCGCGACGGCAGTCTGGGCCGCAGCATCGACCGCGCGATCGACGTGCCGTACGCCGCCACGCTGCACCGCTGGCAGGCGGCGGCCCGCTATCGCCTGTTCGGCGACCTCGGGCGGCAGGTGCGCGAGGGCTGCCCCGGCTGGCTGTTCTACGCGGATGGTCTGAGCGCGCCGGTGCAACCGGGTCATGATCCCGTCGAACGCACGGACGGCGGCGATGGGCTGACCGACGCACGCATCGCCACGCTGCATCGCTACGCCGACGCGTTGCGTGGCATGGGTATCCAGTTGCTGGTGGTGACGGTGCCCGACAAGGCGCGCGTGGAAAGCGAAGCGCTATGCGGGCTTCGGCAGGACGCGCGCATGACGCAGCGTCTGACCGTCTGGAATCGCGCGCTAGATGCCAGCGGCGTTGCGCATGTGAATCTGTTGCCCGCGTTGCAGGCCGCGCGGCCCGCATACTTCCGCACGGACGTGCATTGGAACGCGCGCGGCGCGCAAGCGGCTGCGCGGGTAGTGGGCGCGGCCGCGCTGCCCATGCTGGGCAAGCGCGGCGACACGCTCTTTGCACACACGGCGACGCCGCCCGCACCGCGTGTCGGCGATCTGCTCACGCTCGCGAATCTCGACAAGGTGTCCGACGCATGGCGTCCCGCACCCGACATGGTGGCCGTGCAGACGTTGCACGCGCAACGAAGCGGCGGCCTGCTCGACGACGCGCCTTCGGCCGACGTGTTGCTCGCGGGCAGTTCGTTCTCGCGGCGCAGTGCATTTGCCGAACGGCTCGGCGAGCAGCTCGGCCGCGAAGTGTGGAACGTGAGCGTGGACGACGGGCAGTTCGACCGTGCGCTGCAGGCCGTGTGGCGCGAGCGCGCGACATGGCCGAAAAGTGTGCGCGTGGTGATCTGGGAGATGTCGGAAGACGCGCTGTCAATGCCGGCCGATACCGCCGCTACCCATGCCGCCGCCATTGCCACGACCGCTGCTTTCGCACCCGTCGCGAGCAAGGACTGACGCCCATGCTATTCAACTCGTTCATCTTCCTCACGCTGTTCCTGCCGCTCGCGCTGGTTGGCTACTATCTGCTTGGTCAGCGCCTGCCGCGCGCGGCGGCCGCGTGGCTGTGCGGCGCGTCGATCGTGTTTTACGGTTGGTGGACGCCGGCATTCGTCGGCCTGCTGCTGGGTTCGATCGTATTCAACTACGCAATGAGTTGCGCGATCGTCGCCGCACCCGCTCAGTCCGCGCGACGTCGCAGGCTGCTTGCTTTCGCCATCACGGCCGACCTCGCGCTGCTGGTGCGCTACAAATATCTGGCAACGCTGCTCACGACGCTCGTGCACGCCAGCGGGATTGCGCCTCATGGCTGGATCGAGCACGGAATGCACGAGGTCATTTTGCCGCTCGGCGTATCGTTCTTCACGTTCACGCAAATCGGCTATCTGCTCGATTGCAATGCAGGGATCGTGAAGCAACGCGACCCGCTCGGGTATGTGCAATTCGTCACGTTCTTTCCACATCTGATCGCAGGGCCGATCCTGCATCACAAGGAAATGATGACGCAATTCGCGCAGCCGTCCACGTACCGGCTGAAAGCCGAGAATCTGTCGGTTGGCGCGTTCGTCTTCACGATCGGACTCGCGAAGAAGGTGCTATTTGCCGACACGATCGCGCCGTTCGCCGACGCGGGGTTCGCCGCGCCGCATGAATTGCAGGGATTCGCCGCGTGGGGCACGTGCATAGCCTACGCGCTGCAGCTCTATTTCGACTTCTCCGGCTATTCGGACATGGCCGTCGGGCTCGCGAAGATGTTCGGCGTGCGCTTTCCGCTCAATTTCAATTCGCCGTTCAAGGCGGCCAGCATCATCGATTTCTGGCAGCGCTGGCACATGACGCTTACGCGTTATCTGACCGCCTATCTGTACTACCCGATGGCGATGCGCATCAATCGCCGCCGGGCATTGCGCGGCTTGCCGATTGGCCGCCTCGCGCAACGTTCGACGAGCGGCTTTCTGTCCACCGTCGCGTTACCGACCTTCTACACGATGGCGCTCGCCGGCGTGTGGCACGGCGCGGGTCTGCAGTATCTGATCTATGGGCTGCTGCACGCTGCCTATCTGACCGTGAATCACGCGTATCGCGCGTGGCGTGCTTTTCCGCTGGCTTCTTCTCCGACAGTATCCGCGAACCCTGCCGCGACCGCTTCCGCGAAGCGTCAGCCGGCAGCAAAGGCGCTTGGCGCCCGCGTTCGCCACATGGTCAACGTGCTACTGACCTTCGTTGCCGCACTTGTCGCGTTCGCCTTTTTCCGCGCGCACGGAGTCGGCGATGCACTTGCGCTGCTGCAAGGCATGGCAGGCTTTCACGGCTTCGAGTCACCGGGCTGGCCGGCCTGGGACGCCGCCGGTATGGACTTCGGCGCATGGCTGCATCTGGTTGCAGGCCGTTCGACGCTCGCGCTGCTGATCGCCGGGATGTTGCTGATCGTCTGGTGCGCGCCGAACTCGCATCAGTTGATGGGACGCTTTTCGCCCGCGCTGGAGCGCGCGGCCGAAGGTGTGCCCGCCTCGCTAACGTGGCGGCCGTCGCTGCGCTGGAGCATCGCGATGGTTGGCATGCTGGTGTTCTGCGTCGCGCAGTTGCACGGCGAAGTGCGTTTCCTTTACTTCCAGTTCTGAAGACCGGAACGACGTTTTCATCAGGATAAAAATATGACTCAAAACGATACGTTGCGCGCCGAGGTGGCCTCGCTCGTCGAATCTGTCGTGCTGCGGCCCGTGCAGGATGACGAACTGCTGCTCGAAACCGGGCTGGTCGACTCCGTGCTCGCGGTGGAGATCGTGATGGGCGTCGAGATGCAATTCGGCGTGCGCATTCCGCCGACTGAAATTGCCGAACACCTTGCTTGCGTCGATGCGCTGTGCGCGTTCATCGACGCGAATCGCTAGACCCCTGATGCGATTCGATCTGAGCGCAAGCCGCTTCGTTGAAACCGGCGATCGTGCCGACGGGGAAGCCGACACGCTCGCGGTGATCGGCGCCGACCGCGCATTGCACTGGCGCGAACTCGCTGCGCAGGCACATGACTGGGCCGGCCACGCACGCACGTGCGGAATCGCCGCCGATGTGCCGGTGATCGTGCGAGGTCACAAGGAGGCGGCTTTTTTTGTCGCAATGACCGGTGCGTTGCTGCTCGGCGCGCCATTCGTGCCCGTCGATACGATCTATCCGGATGAGCGGTTGCGGCGCATCGCCGCCACACTCGGCGCGCAGATCTACTACGACGCGCAGCGCGAGCGTTTTGTCGATCTCGCCGGACACGAAGTGTCCTGCGAAGCGGCGCGGGCCTGTGCGCCGCA comes from the Paraburkholderia sp. PREW-6R genome and includes:
- a CDS encoding glycosyl transferase family protein, which encodes MSIALIKWYAGYAVAHYYEGLEYVAAAVAAIILLSSIDDLFIDAWYWVRTLYRRLTVQRTYKPLTTAQLYQREEQPIAIMVPAWHEYDVVAAMIEDLVRVMDYRNYVVFVGTYQNDPETIAEVERMRRRYKQLRRVEVPHDGPTCKADCLNWVITAIFKYEREAAIEFAGVVLHDSEDVLHPLELKFFNYLLPRKDMIQLPVASLERNWFELVAGTYMDEFAEWHAKDLVVRESLVGSVPSAGVGTCFSRRALLALVAETGNQPFNTESLTEDYDVGARLGKLGMQSIFARFPVQFATRRKAWFGLGKERDITVTMPLCVREFFPDTFRTAYRQRARWTLGIGLQGWQQTGWSGSLANRYLLARDRKGTVTAFVGIIAYVLVIQFLLFALAGLLGWMPELIASPFSDAGWLQALLYANGCALVLRVVQRVYFVTRLYGWEHGVLSVPRMVVANFINFMAVSRAWKMFITHLVTGKRLAWDKTMHDFPSADGFNNRRQRLGELLLSWQAIDPDRLEQALGESHAREAPLGRVLMAKGWLDEETLAEAIAFQADLPRGRLYAEKLQEDAARLPLEAIVRYRVLPQTDPANGRTVLLTASPLAEPALAELSALMPGTFVQEIVREGEIAAGLRLLRGVGVATPMVDGAQAPEAAAPMHDEHAPARSVPLIGDLLIENGHVRRGDFEAAMQHYRPDRHGLIGDYMVAREVISRAALDNVIQQQRRLQGAPTASE
- a CDS encoding MBOAT family O-acyltransferase, producing MLFNSFIFLTLFLPLALVGYYLLGQRLPRAAAAWLCGASIVFYGWWTPAFVGLLLGSIVFNYAMSCAIVAAPAQSARRRRLLAFAITADLALLVRYKYLATLLTTLVHASGIAPHGWIEHGMHEVILPLGVSFFTFTQIGYLLDCNAGIVKQRDPLGYVQFVTFFPHLIAGPILHHKEMMTQFAQPSTYRLKAENLSVGAFVFTIGLAKKVLFADTIAPFADAGFAAPHELQGFAAWGTCIAYALQLYFDFSGYSDMAVGLAKMFGVRFPLNFNSPFKAASIIDFWQRWHMTLTRYLTAYLYYPMAMRINRRRALRGLPIGRLAQRSTSGFLSTVALPTFYTMALAGVWHGAGLQYLIYGLLHAAYLTVNHAYRAWRAFPLASSPTVSANPAATASAKRQPAAKALGARVRHMVNVLLTFVAALVAFAFFRAHGVGDALALLQGMAGFHGFESPGWPAWDAAGMDFGAWLHLVAGRSTLALLIAGMLLIVWCAPNSHQLMGRFSPALERAAEGVPASLTWRPSLRWSIAMVGMLVFCVAQLHGEVRFLYFQF
- a CDS encoding acyl carrier protein, which gives rise to MTQNDTLRAEVASLVESVVLRPVQDDELLLETGLVDSVLAVEIVMGVEMQFGVRIPPTEIAEHLACVDALCAFIDANR
- a CDS encoding twin-arginine translocation pathway signal, with product MTDSSSSFQPPSVHARAVDSGRRRLLLTLAAAPFAGAVSMMPRRALAAASSSVIEGRNLWLYPGWESLTDDATADCLKAIDLIHQTTDKLAARGIRSVIVVAPLKGRACAENLPAGVALSDGVTKRFAAMRAQAASLNLALVDSVAAIAGVDASQEKYIRADYHWSGHSAEAVASRVAKRLAGMGPLKGSAGSGTRLGKWNEEVRYGDLAALLPPDKKQAVGKDHFIVRSAGASPGLVDGGAPVVQVVGNSMVQPYLGFPQKLSNAIDRPVGLTWTFGDTGPWKTLLNYLESPAYKANPPQAIVWQFNEGQMMNLPSAAGQWDATSVMSEDAFLARVTKATA
- a CDS encoding bacteriophage N4 adsorption protein A, which gives rise to MIQTVFEQRAAMACASRAASATTASSAPAIAPARAFPLRAATAALMAGALCLGRTASAQATDAIPVLAASVEEPLPLSGAAYRVAQDAYAAYGRGDYATAVSRAREAIRQRPDVVSLRVLLANSLAAQRRYNEASRSLGDAIATIGHHPALVLRRKQIDALNASTRAVARGGRPLPGDPDALRGPALVAAQQAYKAYAAKDFVGTVKYANEAIALRPDLLRLRLLLIDAASAAGQDADAWHADLEATRRFGDNEDLRVRRSFIGSRLAPKASGDSYAARKKGDDARATALARQAVAYAPDLVGYRIQLIDTLFAANDLAGVQAAATDAITADSTEIMPFVLRGYALAAQGKIDEADADFAQALKSKDATARNRRVASVVIADVWLAEGRPQRVLDVLTPLKTVGDDTDPPIALRLAQARRMLARGQASATPVDPARRPVIDCVVDQFGASCDVYAADPGFAAARAASLAAAANDKTRAVGFAREAVKEAPDDPQHRVELINALSAAGDDRAAAREAHSMIDAGMLDAMPDMTAAYIASRAGDERVAYQRFAMADKAGTLPASADADAGYAAVNAHRNREAAQYFGRAIDNGAQPTDDTPAATPAQLNDIRSAHAEATRDWGFDASVNYRGAGMQPGFASSPTPGTSNNWQSGVEAYWRPFGSLGDRMFELYARGYESFGVKSGPSGVSTLQGSVGARAKPFSQIDAIVAFERIIPVGSAVRPDWLARLAYSGGVGIERRVDVPSWWTAQLYAETGAYLNAGSVYGTTNLEVGRTFRMDRYSPKWTVFPYAVIGADYDSSIDHSFPVGAGVGISTRYWMRDGKYDAPRSYIDLSLQYRLKITGDDRARGVFFGLIYSY
- a CDS encoding alginate O-acetyltransferase AlgF is translated as MMRTISLNRSKWAVAIAALVPSLVFVPRAHAAADDVASLYGPQPPANASYLRVLNASSQAAHVALAGSEAPQTVAPGAVTRFSVLTQGTGARVSVDGKVLADAGAANPSAHAGDAVTVALSHDAKGWHATWVVGRYERADGLKATLRAFNFAPGCSAKISVDGNGPIVFAQIATGAQDARTINPVSAKLVGLCGAAAASAALPLPTLSAGDSYSVFVTGDAHRPVLTGALDTLAWPPAAK
- a CDS encoding cell division protein FtsQ, with amino-acid sequence MSESVGRRAARTEAAAQGPTAPTTQAAARAHRRVAWLVALLLGAGCVAALTSLFMQARDGVSSAAPVDARGWRDGSLGRSIDRAIDVPYAATLHRWQAAARYRLFGDLGRQVREGCPGWLFYADGLSAPVQPGHDPVERTDGGDGLTDARIATLHRYADALRGMGIQLLVVTVPDKARVESEALCGLRQDARMTQRLTVWNRALDASGVAHVNLLPALQAARPAYFRTDVHWNARGAQAAARVVGAAALPMLGKRGDTLFAHTATPPAPRVGDLLTLANLDKVSDAWRPAPDMVAVQTLHAQRSGGLLDDAPSADVLLAGSSFSRRSAFAERLGEQLGREVWNVSVDDGQFDRALQAVWRERATWPKSVRVVIWEMSEDALSMPADTAATHAAAIATTAAFAPVASKD